A genomic window from Bubalus bubalis isolate 160015118507 breed Murrah chromosome X, NDDB_SH_1, whole genome shotgun sequence includes:
- the LOC102403652 gene encoding 60S ribosomal protein L21-like has protein sequence MTNTKGKKRGTRYMFSRPFRKHGVVPLATYMRIYKKGDIVDIKGMCTVQKGMPHECCHGKTGRAYNVTQHAVVIIVNKQVKDKILAKRINVRIEHIKHSKSRDSFLKRMKENDQKKKEAKEKGTWVQLKCQPAPPREVHFGRTNGKEPKLLEPIPYEFMA, from the coding sequence ATGACCAAcacaaagggaaagaagaggggcACCCGCTACATGTTCTCTAGGCCTTTTAGAAAACATGGAGTTGTTCCTTTGGCCACATACATGCGAATCTACAAGAAGGGTGATATTGTAGATATCAAGGGAATGTGTACTGTTCAAAAAGGAATGCCCCACGAATGTTGCCATGGCAAAACTGGGAGAGCCTACAATGTTACCCAGCATGCTGTTGTCATCATTGTAAACAAACAAGTTAAGGACAagattcttgccaagagaattaaTGTGCGTATCGAGCATATTAAGCACTCTAAGAGCCGAGATAGCTTCCTGAAACGTATGAAGGAAAAtgatcagaaaaagaaggaagccaaAGAGAAAGGGACTTGGGTTCAGCTGAAGTGCCAGCCTGCTCCACCCAGAGAAGTACACTTTGGGAGGACCAATGGAAAGGAACCCAAACTGTTGGAGCCCATTCCCTATGAATTTATGGCCTGA